The proteins below are encoded in one region of Legionella antarctica:
- the clpA gene encoding ATP-dependent Clp protease ATP-binding subunit ClpA: MLNKELEFTLNLAFKEAKEKRHEFMTVEHLLLSLLDNPAAGNVLQACDANIESLRRDLMEFIDETTPRIPDDELDRETQPTLGFQRVLQRAVFHVQSAGKTEVTGANVLAAIFSEQESQAVYFLRRENITRLDVINYISHGVSKYQNNDMHDHMNSSMDEDMMSSEGNESPLDSYCMNLNRRAKQGKIDPLIGRHEEIQRTIQVLCRRRKNNPLLVGEAGVGKTAIAEGLARRIVDGEIPEAIKGCVVYSLDLGALLAGTKYRGDFEKRLKAVLKQLGQQEGAVLFIDEIHTIIGAGAASGGVMDASNLIKPLLANGELKCIGSTTYQEYRGIFEKDRALARRFQKIDISEPTIDETFEILKGLKGRLEEHHSVKFSIASLKAAAELSAKYINDRFLPDKAIDVVDEAGAYQNLLTANKRRKIISVTEIESVVAKIARIPIKKVSARDKDTLKNLERDLKLLVYGQDQAITALSSAIKLGRSGLREPQKPVGCFLFAGPTGVGKTEVTRQLANVLGIELLRFDMSEYMEKHTVSRLIGAPPGYVGYDQGGLLTEAVTKNPHAVLLLDEIEKAHPDVFNLLLQIMDHGTLTDTNGRQADFRHIIMVMTSNAGANEIIRNSIGFSLQDNSNDGLDVIKKQFSPEFRNRLDAIINFAPLDAQTIGLVVDKFIMELDEQLSHKGVSFTVDKSAREWLIEHGYDKAMGARPMARLIQENVKKPLADELLFGKLIHGGHVILKVKDGKLHFDSHDHREGVF; encoded by the coding sequence ATGTTAAATAAAGAACTTGAATTCACCTTGAATCTAGCCTTCAAGGAAGCAAAAGAAAAGCGTCATGAATTTATGACCGTAGAACATTTGCTGTTGTCCTTGCTTGATAATCCGGCAGCAGGTAATGTATTACAGGCTTGTGATGCTAATATTGAATCATTACGCCGCGATCTGATGGAGTTTATAGATGAAACAACTCCCAGGATTCCGGACGATGAATTGGATAGAGAAACTCAACCTACCCTTGGTTTTCAACGGGTATTACAACGTGCAGTTTTTCATGTGCAATCTGCAGGAAAAACTGAAGTAACAGGAGCGAATGTCCTTGCAGCTATTTTTAGCGAACAAGAAAGTCAGGCTGTATACTTCTTACGGCGTGAAAATATTACTCGTCTTGACGTAATCAATTATATTTCTCATGGTGTTTCCAAATATCAAAATAATGACATGCATGATCATATGAACTCCTCTATGGACGAAGATATGATGTCTTCAGAGGGTAATGAATCTCCACTTGATAGTTATTGCATGAACCTTAATCGACGCGCAAAACAAGGCAAGATTGATCCTTTAATCGGTCGGCATGAAGAAATACAACGTACAATTCAAGTACTGTGTAGACGTCGAAAAAACAATCCATTACTTGTTGGAGAGGCCGGAGTAGGCAAAACCGCTATTGCTGAAGGATTGGCAAGGCGCATTGTTGATGGTGAAATTCCTGAAGCAATAAAAGGATGTGTTGTTTACTCACTTGATCTTGGTGCACTTTTGGCTGGAACCAAATATCGTGGGGATTTTGAAAAACGCCTCAAAGCGGTACTAAAACAACTGGGACAGCAAGAAGGTGCAGTTTTATTCATTGATGAAATCCATACTATAATCGGTGCAGGAGCTGCCTCTGGTGGTGTCATGGATGCCTCCAATTTGATTAAACCATTATTGGCAAATGGCGAATTGAAATGTATAGGTTCTACTACGTATCAAGAGTATCGTGGTATCTTTGAAAAAGACAGAGCTTTAGCAAGACGTTTTCAAAAGATAGATATTTCTGAACCAACTATTGATGAAACTTTTGAAATATTGAAGGGCTTAAAAGGCCGTTTGGAAGAGCATCATAGCGTCAAATTCTCAATTGCTTCTTTAAAAGCAGCTGCAGAATTATCTGCTAAATATATAAACGATAGATTTTTACCTGATAAAGCTATAGATGTAGTTGATGAAGCAGGAGCCTATCAGAATTTACTCACAGCCAACAAGCGCCGTAAAATAATTAGCGTGACCGAAATTGAAAGTGTTGTTGCGAAAATAGCACGTATTCCAATTAAGAAGGTTTCAGCTCGTGATAAAGATACATTAAAAAATCTGGAAAGAGATTTGAAATTATTGGTTTATGGACAAGATCAGGCAATTACTGCCTTGTCCTCCGCAATCAAATTAGGTCGCTCAGGCCTTAGAGAACCTCAAAAACCGGTGGGATGCTTTTTATTTGCAGGTCCTACAGGAGTTGGTAAAACTGAAGTTACCAGACAGTTAGCTAATGTACTCGGCATTGAGCTTTTACGTTTTGATATGTCCGAATATATGGAAAAACATACTGTTTCCCGTCTAATTGGTGCTCCTCCTGGCTATGTGGGTTATGATCAAGGGGGATTATTAACAGAAGCTGTGACTAAGAATCCTCACGCTGTTTTATTACTTGACGAAATAGAGAAAGCCCATCCAGATGTATTTAACCTCCTGTTGCAAATTATGGATCATGGGACCTTAACCGATACAAATGGTCGCCAGGCTGATTTTAGACACATAATCATGGTAATGACCAGTAATGCGGGAGCCAATGAGATTATTCGTAATTCTATAGGTTTCTCATTACAAGATAATTCTAACGATGGCCTCGATGTAATCAAAAAACAATTTAGTCCTGAATTTAGAAACAGGCTAGATGCCATTATTAATTTTGCTCCGTTAGATGCACAAACCATCGGTTTGGTGGTTGATAAGTTTATAATGGAGTTGGATGAGCAATTAAGTCATAAAGGCGTATCATTTACTGTCGATAAGTCAGCACGCGAATGGTTAATCGAGCATGGTTACGATAAGGCAATGGGCGCTCGTCCTATGGCAAGACTGATTCAGGAAAATGTTAAAAAACCACTTGCAGATGAGCTTTTGTTTGGAAAATTAATCCATGGTGGGCATGTTATATTAAAAGTTAAGGACGGTAAATTACATTTTGATAGTCATGATCATCGAGAGGGTGTATTTTAA
- the clpS gene encoding ATP-dependent Clp protease adapter ClpS: MSGQNIEEIVRHVISETKTRADIKVPRKYKVVLLNDDYTPMDFVVEVLRHFFHLSEESAVQVMLQVHLQGKGVCGVFTRDIAETKIALVNEYARMNQHPLLSSMEPE, encoded by the coding sequence ATGAGTGGGCAAAATATAGAAGAAATTGTAAGACATGTAATATCTGAAACGAAAACTCGTGCTGATATTAAAGTCCCAAGAAAGTATAAAGTTGTATTGCTCAATGATGACTATACACCAATGGATTTTGTGGTAGAGGTGCTGAGGCATTTTTTTCATTTAAGTGAGGAGAGTGCAGTTCAGGTGATGTTGCAAGTTCATCTTCAAGGGAAAGGCGTGTGTGGGGTATTTACACGAGACATAGCAGAAACAAAAATTGCCCTAGTTAATGAATACGCCAGAATGAATCAACATCCATTGCTATCTAGCATGGAACCCGAATAA
- the icd gene encoding NADP-dependent isocitrate dehydrogenase produces MTYDKIKVPSQGEAITVAADLSLNVPNNPIIPFIEGDGIGVDVTPPMLRVVDAAVEKAYGNNRKIAWMEVYAGEKATKVYGNDQWLPKESIDAMKKFVVSIKGPLTTPVGGGIRSLNVAIRQDMDLYTCLRPIRYFSGVPSPVKEPWKTDMVIFRENSEDIYAGIEWQADTAEVKKVIQFLTNDMGVKKIRFSEHCGIGIKPVSKEGTTRLVKAAIQYAIDNDRETVTLVHKGNIMKFTEGAFKDWGYQVARDSFGAKEYQGGPWMEFKNPKTGKQIIINDVIADAFLQQILLRPEEYSVIATLNLNGDYISDALAAQVGGIGIAPGANMSDEVAVFEATHGTAPKYAGQNKVNPGSIILSAEMMLRHMGWTEAADLIIQGMEGAIEAKTVTYDFERGMTGATLVSSSGFADAMIKHM; encoded by the coding sequence ATGACATACGATAAAATCAAAGTGCCTTCACAAGGCGAAGCCATTACAGTTGCTGCTGATCTTTCTCTTAATGTACCTAATAACCCGATTATTCCTTTTATTGAAGGGGATGGTATTGGCGTTGATGTGACTCCTCCAATGCTTCGTGTTGTTGATGCTGCAGTTGAAAAAGCCTATGGCAATAACAGAAAAATTGCCTGGATGGAGGTTTATGCTGGGGAAAAAGCAACTAAAGTGTATGGAAATGATCAATGGTTACCTAAAGAATCTATTGATGCGATGAAAAAATTTGTTGTTTCCATCAAAGGCCCTTTAACAACTCCAGTAGGTGGTGGTATTCGTTCATTGAATGTTGCTATTCGTCAGGATATGGATCTGTATACATGTTTGCGACCAATTCGTTATTTTAGTGGTGTTCCAAGTCCTGTTAAAGAGCCTTGGAAAACCGATATGGTAATTTTCAGAGAAAATTCCGAGGATATTTATGCAGGTATTGAGTGGCAAGCTGATACTGCTGAAGTAAAAAAAGTAATTCAATTTCTGACGAACGATATGGGTGTTAAGAAAATTCGTTTTTCCGAGCATTGTGGTATCGGTATTAAACCGGTTTCAAAAGAAGGTACTACCCGTTTAGTAAAAGCTGCGATTCAGTATGCAATTGATAATGATCGAGAAACGGTCACTTTGGTTCATAAAGGTAATATTATGAAATTTACCGAAGGTGCCTTTAAAGATTGGGGATATCAGGTGGCTCGTGATTCTTTTGGAGCAAAAGAATATCAAGGTGGTCCCTGGATGGAATTTAAAAACCCTAAAACAGGTAAACAGATTATCATAAATGACGTGATTGCCGATGCATTTTTGCAACAAATCCTCTTAAGGCCTGAAGAATACAGTGTGATTGCTACATTAAATTTAAACGGTGATTACATTTCGGATGCTTTAGCTGCACAGGTAGGGGGTATTGGTATCGCCCCTGGCGCAAACATGAGCGATGAGGTTGCAGTATTTGAGGCTACTCATGGAACAGCACCAAAGTACGCAGGTCAAAATAAAGTGAATCCAGGCTCCATTATTCTTTCAGCTGAAATGATGTTGCGACATATGGGTTGGACTGAGGCTGCAGATCTTATCATCCAAGGCATGGAAGGTGCTATTGAAGCGAAGACAGTGACATATGATTTTGAACGTGGTATGACAGGCGCTACCCTGGTTAGCAGCTCAGGTTTTGCTGACGCGATGATCAAACACATGTAA
- a CDS encoding DUF5621 domain-containing protein, which yields MKNKIVSFFFLGTNCHRSSYQDALTNFYRATKKNGISARLFDGVGSNPEHLSDKHPTPGQYVYDADQNKKIKISSKTSQNINDLMKRLTGCLAGDGMDDLLFESILYLEKLIKNNGGVMPDTVNLHGFSRGADACVRLANLIDTMYPEVKVNLFLIDHVPGPGRRDHPSSYTIPRNVQRFESVLMLHEYTPGFDPQDRNRYVLASPHTTKVSIKVYPGWHGKAMLLTLDEKTNHVPRLLHDDLYNFAQETGGLNDGAPLPAYKVMHSWTHYEDKEAHALGPYQRFHEYSGMQENWWFYSKGTQLNTRDVLNNHAHYSQDYQLFVNQEHGELFQQLFPVLYDRFLNNDTLKTSQEKVYDQLDLLEEVSSDFFYKKFCELCSIKKGEPLPASRRVASSFQTPLRDVTVKDELTFLKHSIVSIINFNLHHSKEYTINTRVAIKYLQNALKIAENMDSKEQSIITLRGAIYSVSKHLSHSESATSYMAQQLRKLSVGPKEFINTVDKLLEEHFDNNPELHEEQRNYLIEVREELQQIKNNDSFDYFQKQKAIRSVISSAAVNLVNFQANDSVLIHNLPDESDHVKSNLPTFQQLITTLNTLSAPGYSQTSIASDIGKEFNAYYKRNLFWDTVNRILSAVMPISLPPFVSPQKSDLAKKIYEELAVLDQAGQGNNLAAVSKVLTVGQQSLQEIYIINKKMAKGDFDNIMEKSQGKLNFEISQFPFESISSMNPMGN from the coding sequence ATGAAAAATAAAATAGTCAGTTTTTTCTTCTTGGGTACAAATTGTCATCGAAGCTCTTATCAGGATGCTCTAACTAATTTTTATAGAGCCACTAAAAAAAATGGCATCTCAGCCCGCCTATTTGATGGAGTTGGCTCAAATCCAGAACATTTATCCGACAAACACCCCACTCCAGGTCAATATGTTTATGATGCTGACCAAAATAAAAAGATAAAGATAAGTTCAAAAACATCTCAAAATATAAATGACCTGATGAAACGTCTCACGGGATGTTTAGCCGGTGACGGAATGGATGATTTATTATTTGAATCTATTCTCTACCTGGAAAAATTGATAAAAAATAATGGCGGTGTAATGCCTGATACTGTTAATTTACATGGTTTTAGTCGCGGTGCAGATGCTTGTGTAAGACTTGCTAACTTAATAGACACCATGTATCCAGAAGTTAAAGTAAATTTATTTCTTATTGATCACGTTCCTGGACCAGGGCGTCGGGATCATCCAAGCTCTTATACTATTCCCAGGAACGTCCAAAGATTTGAATCAGTTCTTATGTTACATGAATATACACCTGGTTTTGATCCACAGGATAGAAATCGTTATGTATTAGCCAGTCCTCACACGACCAAAGTATCTATTAAAGTTTATCCAGGTTGGCATGGCAAAGCCATGTTATTAACTCTTGATGAAAAGACCAATCATGTCCCTCGTTTGTTACATGATGATCTGTATAATTTTGCACAAGAAACAGGAGGTCTAAATGATGGAGCCCCACTACCCGCTTATAAAGTCATGCATAGCTGGACTCATTATGAGGATAAAGAGGCGCATGCCTTAGGTCCATATCAGCGATTCCATGAATACAGTGGAATGCAAGAGAACTGGTGGTTCTATTCTAAGGGAACTCAACTAAATACACGAGATGTCTTAAACAATCATGCACATTACAGTCAGGATTATCAGCTATTTGTTAACCAGGAACATGGGGAATTGTTTCAACAACTTTTTCCTGTTCTCTACGATAGATTCTTAAATAATGATACGTTAAAAACATCTCAAGAAAAGGTTTACGATCAGCTTGATCTTCTGGAAGAAGTTTCTTCTGATTTTTTCTATAAAAAGTTTTGTGAACTTTGCTCAATAAAAAAAGGGGAACCCTTGCCAGCATCTCGGAGAGTTGCCTCATCCTTTCAGACGCCACTTAGAGATGTTACAGTAAAAGATGAACTGACTTTTTTAAAACATTCAATAGTTTCTATAATTAATTTTAATTTGCACCATAGCAAAGAATATACAATAAATACCAGAGTAGCAATCAAGTATTTACAAAACGCTTTAAAAATAGCTGAAAATATGGACTCCAAGGAACAGTCCATTATCACCTTGCGTGGGGCAATATACTCTGTATCCAAGCATTTGAGTCATAGCGAAAGTGCTACGAGTTATATGGCGCAGCAATTAAGAAAATTAAGTGTTGGTCCAAAAGAGTTTATTAACACAGTTGATAAACTTCTCGAAGAGCATTTTGATAACAATCCAGAACTGCATGAAGAACAGAGAAACTATTTGATTGAAGTTCGAGAAGAACTTCAGCAAATAAAAAATAATGATTCTTTTGATTATTTTCAAAAACAAAAAGCAATCAGATCAGTTATAAGTAGCGCAGCAGTAAATTTAGTAAATTTCCAGGCGAATGACTCTGTCCTGATCCATAATTTACCTGACGAATCGGACCACGTAAAATCAAACCTCCCTACTTTCCAGCAATTAATTACAACTCTTAACACCTTAAGTGCTCCAGGTTATTCCCAGACAAGCATTGCTTCTGATATTGGCAAAGAATTTAATGCCTATTATAAGCGCAATCTATTTTGGGATACGGTTAATAGAATTCTAAGTGCTGTCATGCCCATTTCACTTCCTCCTTTTGTATCACCCCAGAAGTCAGACCTGGCCAAAAAAATATACGAAGAACTGGCAGTATTGGACCAGGCAGGACAAGGCAATAATCTAGCAGCAGTATCTAAAGTTCTTACTGTCGGACAGCAATCTCTGCAAGAAATTTATATTATTAATAAAAAAATGGCAAAAGGTGATTTTGATAATATAATGGAAAAATCTCAAGGAAAACTTAATTTTGAAATTAGCCAATTCCCATTTGAATCTATATCTTCGATGAATCCTATGGGTAATTAA
- a CDS encoding IS3 family transposase, whose protein sequence is MNFSLDEKRVMIDPLAELTIREQCLLLDLPVSSYYYSAKPISVEDEALMALLDEHYLQYPCEGKIKRARWLSKEVGYPVGKRRVKKLMEMMGLSTVYPKPNTSVPNKEHEVFPYLLKEVDITKPNQVWAADITYIRMKGKHVYLVAIMDWYSRYVIGWAISPTMEAEFCIEALRNALLHSRCEIFNTDQGSQFTSKDWINTLKSHHISISMDGRGRYLDNIFIERLWRSVKQEKIYRYDFDTIEEVELALTEYFEYYNNRRLHQSFNYLTPAEVYYGRKRP, encoded by the coding sequence ATGAACTTTAGTCTGGATGAAAAGCGCGTCATGATTGATCCTCTTGCCGAGCTCACCATTCGTGAACAATGCTTGCTATTAGACTTGCCTGTTTCAAGTTATTATTATAGTGCCAAGCCCATTTCTGTCGAAGATGAAGCGCTTATGGCGCTACTTGATGAGCACTATCTGCAGTATCCATGTGAAGGTAAAATTAAGCGGGCAAGATGGCTGTCAAAAGAAGTAGGCTATCCTGTTGGTAAACGTCGAGTAAAAAAGTTGATGGAAATGATGGGGTTATCGACTGTTTACCCAAAGCCAAATACAAGCGTTCCCAATAAGGAGCATGAGGTGTTCCCTTATTTATTAAAAGAGGTGGATATCACCAAACCAAATCAGGTTTGGGCCGCAGATATCACCTACATCCGCATGAAAGGAAAGCATGTGTATTTAGTAGCTATTATGGACTGGTATAGTCGTTATGTGATTGGATGGGCTATTTCACCTACTATGGAGGCTGAATTTTGTATTGAGGCGCTTAGAAACGCTTTGCTGCATTCGCGTTGTGAGATCTTTAACACGGATCAGGGTTCTCAATTTACCTCAAAAGATTGGATAAATACGCTAAAATCTCACCACATTTCTATCAGCATGGATGGGCGAGGACGTTATTTAGATAATATATTTATCGAGCGATTGTGGCGTAGTGTTAAGCAAGAAAAAATCTACCGGTATGATTTTGATACAATTGAAGAGGTTGAGCTGGCCTTAACGGAGTATTTTGAGTATTATAATAACCGAAGGCTTCACCAGTCCTTTAATTATTTAACGCCCGCAGAGGTGTATTATGGCCGGAAAAGACCATAA
- a CDS encoding ATP-binding protein: MNSSYFSLILFQTCGPISKREYAKLKNIYVDKLKLTQILINLIKNSKEACLESKNKEKFILIKAGPIDESRFFIQVIDNGIGINSVHLPQIFSYGFTTKNSGHGFGLHSSIIAIHEMKGSLEVDSEGVDTGARFTIQLPNKAT, encoded by the coding sequence ATGAATAGCTCTTATTTTTCCTTAATTTTGTTCCAGACATGCGGACCCATATCAAAGAGAGAATATGCAAAACTTAAAAACATCTATGTGGATAAATTAAAATTAACTCAAATACTGATCAATTTAATAAAAAATTCCAAAGAGGCTTGTCTGGAATCGAAGAATAAAGAAAAATTTATCCTGATTAAAGCAGGCCCTATAGATGAGAGTCGTTTTTTTATACAAGTAATCGATAACGGTATTGGGATCAACAGTGTTCATCTTCCGCAAATTTTTTCTTATGGGTTTACCACAAAAAATTCAGGACATGGTTTTGGACTGCACTCGAGCATTATTGCAATACATGAGATGAAGGGTTCACTAGAGGTTGATTCTGAGGGAGTTGATACAGGAGCCAGATTTACTATTCAATTACCGAACAAGGCAACTTAA
- a CDS encoding EAL domain-containing protein yields MSQIKQKRILLVDDNAEIHKDFCKILSKNDDLALDSDEEILFGQVRNTKKYTAPEYKIDSAYQGKEAFELVRTSLLSGEPYALAFIDMRMPPGWDGIETIKRIWELDPYIQMVICTAYSDHSWEDITNELENSDNLLILKKPFEVIEINQLAAALTRKWELIANLHTLIKNRTSELERLHSLTQTTLESVQEGILGVGLNEQILVYNENFLKQWNIPEELLKSEKSKLIFQRLADQVEDSVIFLKVMNDLQKEPQQKKTKEWKLNTGIILELFAKPQYLHDEVKGIVYSFRDTTERKELEQQLLHQATHDNLTGLPNRALLTDRINQAISHAKRYGMYVGILVVDLDFFKEINDSYGHKVGDLVLKEQAKKLLNFVRENDTVARMGGDEFVVILGSQTDENNLIGLLNQFIELFSTPFEVEKREIIATVSIGVSIYPQDGMDADTLLKNADAALYHAKDLGRNRFQFYMEEFNKHILQRNELTVALTHALQNNQLSLNYQPLIDLKTGNIMGVEALLRWIHPTLGLIPPSTFIPIAEETGLITAIGEWVLRTACTQAEKWNQSSIFHNLKMSVNISSKQFRQQNFLFILNKIIEETGLDPDCLELEITESLILGNISEIIQKMIELKSLGFHFAIDDFGTGYSNLSYLKHFPFDTIKIDKTFIDNITTDSYSASIVQAIIGMSKNMGIKVLAEGVEHKEQVDFLKKNHSNQVQGYYFSKPLNEEDCAQLLALKQGKKWDENLG; encoded by the coding sequence GTGAGCCAGATAAAACAGAAGCGAATTTTGCTGGTTGATGATAATGCAGAAATCCATAAGGATTTCTGTAAAATTCTTTCCAAAAATGACGATTTAGCTCTGGACAGTGATGAAGAAATTCTATTCGGGCAAGTCAGAAATACTAAAAAATATACAGCACCTGAGTATAAAATTGATTCGGCTTATCAAGGCAAAGAAGCGTTTGAGTTAGTTAGGACCTCGTTGTTGAGTGGAGAACCTTACGCACTGGCTTTTATTGATATGCGAATGCCTCCTGGCTGGGATGGTATCGAGACTATTAAAAGAATTTGGGAACTTGATCCCTACATTCAAATGGTCATTTGCACCGCTTATTCTGATCATTCCTGGGAAGATATTACAAACGAATTAGAAAACTCTGATAATCTCTTAATTTTAAAAAAACCGTTTGAAGTGATTGAAATTAATCAATTGGCGGCGGCATTAACCAGAAAATGGGAGTTAATCGCTAATTTACATACTTTAATTAAAAACCGTACCAGTGAATTAGAGCGTTTACACTCTTTAACCCAAACTACACTCGAATCCGTCCAGGAAGGGATTCTTGGTGTTGGATTAAATGAACAAATTTTAGTCTATAACGAAAATTTTTTAAAACAATGGAATATCCCGGAAGAGTTACTTAAATCAGAAAAATCTAAATTAATTTTTCAGCGCTTAGCGGATCAAGTCGAAGACTCAGTGATTTTTTTAAAAGTGATGAACGATTTACAAAAAGAGCCGCAGCAGAAAAAAACCAAGGAATGGAAGTTAAATACAGGGATTATATTGGAACTTTTTGCTAAACCGCAATATCTGCACGATGAAGTTAAGGGTATTGTTTATAGTTTTCGTGACACCACTGAACGAAAGGAGTTAGAACAGCAATTACTCCATCAAGCCACTCATGATAATTTAACCGGATTACCTAATAGAGCTTTATTAACCGATAGAATAAACCAGGCGATATCTCATGCCAAACGTTATGGAATGTATGTAGGTATTTTGGTGGTGGATTTAGATTTTTTTAAAGAGATCAATGATTCCTACGGTCATAAAGTTGGTGATTTAGTGTTAAAAGAACAAGCCAAAAAGTTATTAAATTTCGTGCGTGAAAATGATACTGTTGCCCGTATGGGGGGCGATGAGTTTGTTGTAATTTTAGGTTCGCAGACGGATGAAAATAATCTTATTGGGCTTCTTAACCAATTTATAGAGTTATTTTCAACTCCCTTTGAAGTGGAGAAACGTGAGATCATTGCTACCGTAAGTATTGGGGTGAGTATTTATCCTCAAGATGGTATGGATGCAGATACCTTGTTAAAAAATGCAGATGCAGCCTTGTACCATGCAAAAGATCTCGGTCGTAACAGGTTTCAATTTTACATGGAAGAGTTTAATAAACACATCTTACAACGAAACGAGCTGACGGTAGCCCTCACTCATGCCCTGCAAAATAATCAACTTTCATTAAATTATCAGCCATTGATTGACTTAAAAACAGGTAACATAATGGGCGTAGAAGCTTTATTGCGCTGGATCCATCCTACTCTGGGTCTAATCCCACCATCTACTTTTATTCCCATCGCCGAAGAAACAGGGCTTATTACTGCCATTGGAGAATGGGTTTTAAGGACCGCATGCACTCAAGCTGAAAAATGGAACCAATCATCTATTTTTCATAACTTGAAAATGTCAGTTAATATTTCTTCGAAGCAATTTCGACAACAAAATTTCTTGTTTATACTCAATAAGATAATCGAAGAAACCGGACTTGATCCAGACTGTTTAGAACTGGAAATAACTGAAAGCCTTATCTTAGGGAATATTTCTGAAATAATACAAAAAATGATTGAATTAAAGTCATTGGGTTTTCATTTTGCGATCGATGATTTTGGCACCGGATACTCAAATTTAAGTTATCTTAAACATTTTCCATTTGATACGATTAAAATCGATAAAACGTTTATTGATAATATTACAACGGATTCTTATAGTGCATCAATTGTACAAGCAATTATTGGCATGTCAAAAAATATGGGCATAAAAGTCCTGGCAGAAGGAGTGGAACATAAAGAACAAGTCGACTTTTTAAAAAAAAATCACAGTAATCAAGTTCAGGGCTACTATTTCAGTAAACCCTTGAATGAAGAAGATTGTGCTCAACTACTTGCTCTTAAACAGGGTAAAAAATGGGATGAAAATCTTGGTTGA
- a CDS encoding IS3 family transposase, translating into MNFSLDEKRVMIDPLAELTIREQCLLLDLPVSSYYYSAKPISVEDEALMALLDEHYLQYPCEGKIKRARWLSKEVGYPVGKRRVKKLMEMMGLSTVYPKPNTSVPNKEHEVFPYLLKEVDITKPNQVWAADITYIRMKGKHVYLVAIMDWYSRYVIGWAISPTMEAEFCIEALRNALLHSRCEIFNTDQGSQFTSKDWINTLKSHHISISMDGRGRYLDNIFIERLWRSVKQEKIYRYDFDTIEEVEL; encoded by the coding sequence ATGAACTTTAGTCTGGATGAAAAGCGCGTCATGATTGATCCTCTTGCCGAGCTCACCATTCGTGAACAATGCTTGCTATTAGACTTGCCTGTTTCAAGTTATTATTATAGTGCCAAGCCCATTTCTGTCGAAGATGAAGCGCTTATGGCGCTACTTGATGAGCACTATCTGCAGTATCCATGTGAAGGTAAAATTAAGCGGGCAAGATGGCTGTCAAAAGAAGTAGGCTATCCTGTTGGTAAACGTCGAGTAAAAAAGTTGATGGAAATGATGGGGTTATCGACTGTTTACCCAAAGCCAAATACAAGCGTTCCCAATAAGGAGCATGAGGTGTTCCCTTATTTATTAAAAGAGGTGGATATCACCAAACCAAATCAGGTTTGGGCCGCAGATATCACCTACATCCGCATGAAAGGAAAGCATGTGTATTTAGTAGCTATTATGGACTGGTATAGTCGTTATGTGATTGGATGGGCTATTTCACCTACTATGGAGGCTGAATTTTGTATTGAGGCGCTTAGAAACGCTTTGCTGCATTCGCGTTGTGAGATCTTTAACACGGATCAGGGTTCTCAATTTACCTCAAAAGATTGGATAAATACGCTAAAATCTCACCACATTTCTATCAGCATGGATGGGCGAGGACGTTATTTAGATAATATATTTATCGAGCGATTGTGGCGTAGTGTTAAGCAAGAAAAAATCTACCGGTATGATTTTGATACAATTGAAGAGGTTGAGCTGTAA
- a CDS encoding transposase — MSKKRAYYTAAKKAKITLAAIEGKLTQAQITSEYGVHATQVKTWKQSAIKAINDLFSGANEKEAKSQEQLVEALYQEIGRLQAQLSWLKKKHEL, encoded by the coding sequence ATGTCTAAAAAGCGAGCTTATTATACGGCGGCCAAGAAGGCAAAAATAACGCTAGCTGCGATTGAGGGGAAACTCACACAAGCGCAAATTACCAGTGAATACGGTGTTCACGCAACGCAGGTAAAAACTTGGAAGCAATCGGCCATCAAAGCCATTAACGATTTATTCTCTGGGGCTAATGAAAAAGAAGCCAAGTCCCAAGAGCAGCTTGTTGAGGCATTATATCAAGAAATTGGTCGACTTCAAGCGCAGCTATCTTGGCTAAAAAAAAAGCATGAACTTTAG